A part of Daphnia pulex isolate KAP4 chromosome 6, ASM2113471v1 genomic DNA contains:
- the LOC124196065 gene encoding abhydrolase domain-containing protein 2-like isoform X1: MSPFIVAFIAFILLFIFRILNIASQPKKPEILCKDKKFEALLRETAPELEQAYIPTRIWGFSGHIQTVMHSLIGRKKCPWPIGERVSLLLDDGATLTYDVYQPLDVHSSGEDVTLILCPGICNSSESIYIRTFVHHAQRKGFRCVAINHIGAMKSIKLTSHRIFSYGCTKDFHEMLVNLQENYFHSRMVLVGFSMGANIVTKYMGEKRPDMPKNIMGGISICQGYDALGAMQHMLLWSNFRRFYLYIMTENMKRVLMAHQQLVLSEDVKSRYQLCERSILSAATLPEFDDAYTRRVSGYDSINDLYTQSSCSLYLDNITIPLVFINSQDDPIIPEPLLSWPKQYAESRDRSAYILTSHGGHLGFYEGGLLKPNPVTWLDRTAVGIADAILRDTHSKSL; encoded by the exons ATGAGCCCCTTTATTGTAGCTTTCATCGCGTTTATTTTGCTATTCATTTTCCGAATTCTAAATATTGCGAGTCAGCCCAAAAAACCTGAAATCCTGTGCAAAGATAAGAAATTTGAAGCATTGTTGAGAGAAACTGCCCCAGAACTGGAACAAGC ATACATTCCAACAAGGATATGGGGTTTCAGTGGTCATATTCAAACAGTAATGCACAGTTTGATTGGAAGGAAGAAATGTCCTTGGCCGATTGGAGAGAGGGTGTCACTTCTTTTGGATGATGGAGCCACCCTGACTTACGATGTTTACCAACCTCTTGATGTCCACTCTTCTGGAG AGGATGTCACTTTAATCCTATGCCCTGGTATTTGCAACTCAAGTGAATCTATATATATTCGCACATTTGTGCATCATGCACAGAGAAAAGGCTTCAGATGTGTAGCTATCAATCACATTGGAGCTATGAAGTCAATTAAATTGACTTCTCATCGAATTTTCAGCTATGGCTGCACAAAAGATTTCCATGAAATGCTTGTCAACCTTCAGGAGAATTATTTCCACAGCAGGATGGTTCTTGTAGGTTTCAGTATGGGGGCCAACATTGTTACCAAATATATGGGCGAAAAACGACCTGATATGCCGAAAAATATCATGGGTGGCATCTCTATTTGTCAAGGCTATGACGCACTCGG TGCTATGCAGCATATGTTGCTGTGGTCAAACTTCCGTCGGTTTTACTTGTACATCATGACTGAAAATATGAAACGCGTCCTAATGGCTCATCAGCAACTTGTTCTGTCCGAAGACGTCAAATCTCGTTATCAACTATGTGAACGCAGCATTTTGTCCGCTGCAACCCTACCTGAATTTGACGACGCTTATACTAg ACGAGTAAGTGGATATGATTCGATTAACGACCTCTACACTCAAAGTAGTTGCTCCTTGTACCTGGATAATATTACGATTCCCCTGGTTTTTATCAATTCACAAGATGACCCAATTATTCCTGAACCCTTGCTTAGTTGGCCTAAGCAATATGCCG AAAGTCGCGATAGGTCTGCCTATATTTTGACGTCGCACGGAGGTCACTTGGGTTTTTATGAAGGAGGATTGCTCAAACCCAATCCTGTTACTTG GTTGGATCGCACAGCTGTCGGAATAGCCGACGCAATTCTACGTGATACGCACAGCAAGTCGCTCTAA
- the LOC124196065 gene encoding abhydrolase domain-containing protein 2-like isoform X2, translated as MHSLIGRKKCPWPIGERVSLLLDDGATLTYDVYQPLDVHSSGEDVTLILCPGICNSSESIYIRTFVHHAQRKGFRCVAINHIGAMKSIKLTSHRIFSYGCTKDFHEMLVNLQENYFHSRMVLVGFSMGANIVTKYMGEKRPDMPKNIMGGISICQGYDALGAMQHMLLWSNFRRFYLYIMTENMKRVLMAHQQLVLSEDVKSRYQLCERSILSAATLPEFDDAYTRRVSGYDSINDLYTQSSCSLYLDNITIPLVFINSQDDPIIPEPLLSWPKQYAESRDRSAYILTSHGGHLGFYEGGLLKPNPVTWLDRTAVGIADAILRDTHSKSL; from the exons ATGCACAGTTTGATTGGAAGGAAGAAATGTCCTTGGCCGATTGGAGAGAGGGTGTCACTTCTTTTGGATGATGGAGCCACCCTGACTTACGATGTTTACCAACCTCTTGATGTCCACTCTTCTGGAG AGGATGTCACTTTAATCCTATGCCCTGGTATTTGCAACTCAAGTGAATCTATATATATTCGCACATTTGTGCATCATGCACAGAGAAAAGGCTTCAGATGTGTAGCTATCAATCACATTGGAGCTATGAAGTCAATTAAATTGACTTCTCATCGAATTTTCAGCTATGGCTGCACAAAAGATTTCCATGAAATGCTTGTCAACCTTCAGGAGAATTATTTCCACAGCAGGATGGTTCTTGTAGGTTTCAGTATGGGGGCCAACATTGTTACCAAATATATGGGCGAAAAACGACCTGATATGCCGAAAAATATCATGGGTGGCATCTCTATTTGTCAAGGCTATGACGCACTCGG TGCTATGCAGCATATGTTGCTGTGGTCAAACTTCCGTCGGTTTTACTTGTACATCATGACTGAAAATATGAAACGCGTCCTAATGGCTCATCAGCAACTTGTTCTGTCCGAAGACGTCAAATCTCGTTATCAACTATGTGAACGCAGCATTTTGTCCGCTGCAACCCTACCTGAATTTGACGACGCTTATACTAg ACGAGTAAGTGGATATGATTCGATTAACGACCTCTACACTCAAAGTAGTTGCTCCTTGTACCTGGATAATATTACGATTCCCCTGGTTTTTATCAATTCACAAGATGACCCAATTATTCCTGAACCCTTGCTTAGTTGGCCTAAGCAATATGCCG AAAGTCGCGATAGGTCTGCCTATATTTTGACGTCGCACGGAGGTCACTTGGGTTTTTATGAAGGAGGATTGCTCAAACCCAATCCTGTTACTTG GTTGGATCGCACAGCTGTCGGAATAGCCGACGCAATTCTACGTGATACGCACAGCAAGTCGCTCTAA
- the LOC124196074 gene encoding perilipin-4-like isoform X2, which yields MTDVVDLIDILVTNQQERERSFATDVHSPSPPAGSVLEKAKDSGADLLHRVERALKETAETLKASMSDNLPFDPSDIRQEGAQDETAGRVKRAVGADENLEQKPESLLHRAKDWISGTTHEGAEKLGHAKDSTVDAAQRAKDATMDAAQRAKDATVDTAHQAQDTASRGAQRVKEGFQDAGSRASDTVGSAYDRAKNLVSQNTDEAQQQAQQAKERAEEAARQGKEEGGSFFKRAKEWIAGTTHEGEEKLEQVKEEPSTYFQQGKDATMDAAQRAKDATMDTAHQAQGAASRAARQVKEGFEDAGTRAGENIGSAYDRAKNLVSQTGDQAEEQARQAKAQAEEAANQGKEHAGSILQRAKEWVSGTGHQAQETAQQAKDSASEGAQQTREGTEDAARRAQQESESLIEKAKDWISGTGEHVKGKAKQAGDSISDTAHQAKDSASGAAHQLKEGAENVGERGNEEAGSLFHRAKEWISGAGDQAKESAHQAGDQASQSAQEAKDAASRAGSQVKEGAQDAGNQGKEKAETVFEQVKDWVTGTGSEAMDKAQQSGEMAKEKARNLKEGTKDAGNRGVDEAGNLLERAKDWVAGTGEQAKEKAQQAGGSISDKAHQVKEGTQDTAHQGKEHAESLLHRAKEWITGTGEQAKETAQQAGDTVADSTRRARDTAADTAHQAKDKISGAAEQGKEKAGSVYEQAKDWVAGTRDSAEETAQQARDKASGAAEQGKEKAGSVFEKAKDWVTGTRDSAEETAQQVKDKASGLYDQAGQTIKDKTGQVRDDSRESMEQAKDSAPGVGHKIEHAIHGLMEKLHLEPHHHDQPSVEVNERRQEKAGSLLPGADASMEQELGSSQSIEDVKSSDERPSTFAKLKKHVTGLFSSNEEFEPNEDALSDTTLLEDRVAI from the exons ATGACGGACGTAGTGGATCTCATCGATATTTTGGT aacaaatcaacaagaaagagaaagatcaTTCGCCACCGACGTTCACAGCCCATCACCTCCAGCCGGTTCGGTTTTAGAAAAAGCTAAAGATTCCGGAGCAGATTTATTGCATCGAGTTGAAAGAGCTCTCAAGGAAACGGCGGAAACCCTCAAGGCCAGCATGAGTGATAACCTACCTTTTGATCCTTCAGACATCCGTCAAGAAGGAGCCCAAGATGAGACGGCCGGAAGAGTCAAGCGAGCCGTTGGCGCGGATGaaaacttggaacaaaaaCCCGAGTCTTTGCTGCACCGAGCCAAGGATTGGATTTCTGGCACAACTCACGAAGGCGCAGAGAAATTAGGACACGCTAAAGATTCCACAGTCGATGCCGCCCAACGGGCCAAAGATGCCACTATGGATGCTGCCCAGCGCGCCAAAGATGCCACGGTCGACACTGCTCATCAGGCCCAAGATACCGCATCCCGTGGGGCCCAACGGGTTAAAGAAGGATTCCAAGATGCTGGTAGCCGGGCAAGTGATACCGTTGGATCAGCCTACGATCGAGCCAAGAATTTAGTCTCCCAAAACACCGACGAGGCTCAACAACAAGCCCAGCAAGCTAAAGAGAGAGCCGAAGAAGCTGCCCGTCAAGGTAAAGAAGAAGGTGgatcttttttcaaacggGCCAAGGAATGGATAGCTGGAACTACGCACGAAGGCGAGGAGAAATTGGAACAGGTTAAAGAAGAACCATCGACTTATTTCCAACAAGGAAAAGATGCCACGATGGATGCAGCTCAGCGCGCTAAAGATGCTACGATGGACACCGCCCATCAGGCTCAAGGTGCTGCATCTCGAGCAGCCAGACAAGTCAAAGAAGGTTTCGAAGATGCTGGAACTCGAGCCGGTGAAAATATCGGATCGGCCTATGATCGAGCAAAGAACTTGGTCAGTCAGACCGGCGATCAGGCGGAAGAACAAGCCCGACAGGCAAAAGCACAGGCTGAAGAAGCTGCTAATCAAGGAAAAGAACACGCTGGATCCATTTTGCAACGGGCAAAAGAGTGGGTGTCGGGAACGGGCCATCAAGCTCAAGAGACGGCCCAACAAGCAAAAGATTCTGCCTCTGAAGGAGCCCAACAGACTAGAGAAGGAACCGAAGATGCCGCCAGACGAGCTCAGCAAGAATCCGAATCGCTGATTGAGAAAGCCAAGGATTGGATATCCGGAACTGGTGAACATGTTAAAGGCAAAGCCAAACAAGCTGGGGATTCCATTAGCGATACGGCACACCAAGCAAAAGATTCCGCTTCCGGGGCTGCCCATCAGTTGAAAGAAGGAGCTGAAAATGTTGGCGAAAGAGGAAACGAGGAAGCTGGATCGCTGTTCCATCGGGCCAAAGAATGGATTTCTGGAGCAGGTGATCAGGCCAAAGAAAGTGCCCATCAAGCAGGTGATCAAGCCTCCCAATCGGCCCAGGAAGCTAAAGACGCTGCTTCGCGAGCAGGTAGCCAAGTGAAAGAAGGAGCCCAGGATGCTGGAAATCAAGGCAAAGAGAAAGCTGAAACTGTTTTCGAACAAGTGAAAGACTGGGTTACCGGAACTGGAAGCGAAGCCATGGATAAAGCCCAGCAATCTGGTGAAATGGCCAAGGAAAAAGCTCGTAATCTGAAAGAAGGAACTAAAGATGCTGGAAACCGAGGTGTAGACGAAGCTGGAAATCTGCTGGAGCGAGCCAAGGATTGGGTGGCCGGAACTGGCGAACAAGCTAAAGAGAAAGCCCAGCAAGCTGGTGGATCAATCAGCGACAAAGCCCATCAGGTGAAGGAAGGAACCCAAGATACTGCGCACCAGGGCAAAGAACATGCCGAGTCATTGTTGCATCGCGCTAAAGAATGGATCACCGGAACTGGCGAACAGGCTAAAGAAACGGCCCAGCAGGCCGGCGATACGGTTGCAGACTCGACCCGAAGAGCCCGGGATACCGCTGCTGATACTGCTCATCAAGCGAAAGACAAAATCTCTGGCGCAGCGGAGCAAGGTAAAGAAAAGGCTGGATCGGTTTACGAGCAAGCTAAAGACTGGGTTGCGGGCACACGGGACTCGGCAGAAGAAACGGCCCAGCAGGCCAGAGACAAAGCGTCTGGAGCTGCTGAACAAGGTAAAGAAAAGGCTGGATCGGTGTTTGAGAAAGCCAAGGACTGGGTTACTGGCACACGGGACTCAGCAGAGGAAACGGCCCAACAGGTTAAAGACAAAGCATCAGGATTGTACGATCAGGCTGGACAGACTATCAAAGACAAGACGGGCCAAGTTCGTGACGACTCACGCGAATCTATGGAACAGGCGAAAGATTCGGCTCCCGGAGTTGGTCACAAAATCGAACATGCCATTCATGGATTGATGGAAAAACTGCATCTCGAACCACATCATCACGATCAACCATCTGTGGAG GTCAACGAGCGCCGACAGGAGAAAGCCGGATCCCTTCTTCCGGGTGCAGATGCTTC AATGGAGCAAGAACTTGGATCGAGTCAATCAATTGAGGATGTCAAGTCTAGTGATGAGAGACCTTCTACCTTTGCCAAGTTGAAGAAGCACGTCACTGGGCTCTTCAGCTCAAAT GAGGAGTTTGAGCCGAATGAAGATGCTTTGTCAGACACCACACTGTTGGAGGATCGAGTGGCCATATAA
- the LOC124196074 gene encoding perilipin-4-like isoform X1, whose translation MTDVVDLIDILVRNKRRRSVDVALFLCFTLLAAAAIEPPLTAEEKTNQQERERSFATDVHSPSPPAGSVLEKAKDSGADLLHRVERALKETAETLKASMSDNLPFDPSDIRQEGAQDETAGRVKRAVGADENLEQKPESLLHRAKDWISGTTHEGAEKLGHAKDSTVDAAQRAKDATMDAAQRAKDATVDTAHQAQDTASRGAQRVKEGFQDAGSRASDTVGSAYDRAKNLVSQNTDEAQQQAQQAKERAEEAARQGKEEGGSFFKRAKEWIAGTTHEGEEKLEQVKEEPSTYFQQGKDATMDAAQRAKDATMDTAHQAQGAASRAARQVKEGFEDAGTRAGENIGSAYDRAKNLVSQTGDQAEEQARQAKAQAEEAANQGKEHAGSILQRAKEWVSGTGHQAQETAQQAKDSASEGAQQTREGTEDAARRAQQESESLIEKAKDWISGTGEHVKGKAKQAGDSISDTAHQAKDSASGAAHQLKEGAENVGERGNEEAGSLFHRAKEWISGAGDQAKESAHQAGDQASQSAQEAKDAASRAGSQVKEGAQDAGNQGKEKAETVFEQVKDWVTGTGSEAMDKAQQSGEMAKEKARNLKEGTKDAGNRGVDEAGNLLERAKDWVAGTGEQAKEKAQQAGGSISDKAHQVKEGTQDTAHQGKEHAESLLHRAKEWITGTGEQAKETAQQAGDTVADSTRRARDTAADTAHQAKDKISGAAEQGKEKAGSVYEQAKDWVAGTRDSAEETAQQARDKASGAAEQGKEKAGSVFEKAKDWVTGTRDSAEETAQQVKDKASGLYDQAGQTIKDKTGQVRDDSRESMEQAKDSAPGVGHKIEHAIHGLMEKLHLEPHHHDQPSVEVNERRQEKAGSLLPGADASMEQELGSSQSIEDVKSSDERPSTFAKLKKHVTGLFSSNEEFEPNEDALSDTTLLEDRVAI comes from the exons ATGACGGACGTAGTGGATCTCATCGATATTTTGGT TCGAAACAAACGTCGACGTAGCGTCGATGTTGCtcttttcctttgtttcacTCTCCTGGCGGCCGCCGCGATCGAACCGCCTCTTACCGCCGAAGAGAA aacaaatcaacaagaaagagaaagatcaTTCGCCACCGACGTTCACAGCCCATCACCTCCAGCCGGTTCGGTTTTAGAAAAAGCTAAAGATTCCGGAGCAGATTTATTGCATCGAGTTGAAAGAGCTCTCAAGGAAACGGCGGAAACCCTCAAGGCCAGCATGAGTGATAACCTACCTTTTGATCCTTCAGACATCCGTCAAGAAGGAGCCCAAGATGAGACGGCCGGAAGAGTCAAGCGAGCCGTTGGCGCGGATGaaaacttggaacaaaaaCCCGAGTCTTTGCTGCACCGAGCCAAGGATTGGATTTCTGGCACAACTCACGAAGGCGCAGAGAAATTAGGACACGCTAAAGATTCCACAGTCGATGCCGCCCAACGGGCCAAAGATGCCACTATGGATGCTGCCCAGCGCGCCAAAGATGCCACGGTCGACACTGCTCATCAGGCCCAAGATACCGCATCCCGTGGGGCCCAACGGGTTAAAGAAGGATTCCAAGATGCTGGTAGCCGGGCAAGTGATACCGTTGGATCAGCCTACGATCGAGCCAAGAATTTAGTCTCCCAAAACACCGACGAGGCTCAACAACAAGCCCAGCAAGCTAAAGAGAGAGCCGAAGAAGCTGCCCGTCAAGGTAAAGAAGAAGGTGgatcttttttcaaacggGCCAAGGAATGGATAGCTGGAACTACGCACGAAGGCGAGGAGAAATTGGAACAGGTTAAAGAAGAACCATCGACTTATTTCCAACAAGGAAAAGATGCCACGATGGATGCAGCTCAGCGCGCTAAAGATGCTACGATGGACACCGCCCATCAGGCTCAAGGTGCTGCATCTCGAGCAGCCAGACAAGTCAAAGAAGGTTTCGAAGATGCTGGAACTCGAGCCGGTGAAAATATCGGATCGGCCTATGATCGAGCAAAGAACTTGGTCAGTCAGACCGGCGATCAGGCGGAAGAACAAGCCCGACAGGCAAAAGCACAGGCTGAAGAAGCTGCTAATCAAGGAAAAGAACACGCTGGATCCATTTTGCAACGGGCAAAAGAGTGGGTGTCGGGAACGGGCCATCAAGCTCAAGAGACGGCCCAACAAGCAAAAGATTCTGCCTCTGAAGGAGCCCAACAGACTAGAGAAGGAACCGAAGATGCCGCCAGACGAGCTCAGCAAGAATCCGAATCGCTGATTGAGAAAGCCAAGGATTGGATATCCGGAACTGGTGAACATGTTAAAGGCAAAGCCAAACAAGCTGGGGATTCCATTAGCGATACGGCACACCAAGCAAAAGATTCCGCTTCCGGGGCTGCCCATCAGTTGAAAGAAGGAGCTGAAAATGTTGGCGAAAGAGGAAACGAGGAAGCTGGATCGCTGTTCCATCGGGCCAAAGAATGGATTTCTGGAGCAGGTGATCAGGCCAAAGAAAGTGCCCATCAAGCAGGTGATCAAGCCTCCCAATCGGCCCAGGAAGCTAAAGACGCTGCTTCGCGAGCAGGTAGCCAAGTGAAAGAAGGAGCCCAGGATGCTGGAAATCAAGGCAAAGAGAAAGCTGAAACTGTTTTCGAACAAGTGAAAGACTGGGTTACCGGAACTGGAAGCGAAGCCATGGATAAAGCCCAGCAATCTGGTGAAATGGCCAAGGAAAAAGCTCGTAATCTGAAAGAAGGAACTAAAGATGCTGGAAACCGAGGTGTAGACGAAGCTGGAAATCTGCTGGAGCGAGCCAAGGATTGGGTGGCCGGAACTGGCGAACAAGCTAAAGAGAAAGCCCAGCAAGCTGGTGGATCAATCAGCGACAAAGCCCATCAGGTGAAGGAAGGAACCCAAGATACTGCGCACCAGGGCAAAGAACATGCCGAGTCATTGTTGCATCGCGCTAAAGAATGGATCACCGGAACTGGCGAACAGGCTAAAGAAACGGCCCAGCAGGCCGGCGATACGGTTGCAGACTCGACCCGAAGAGCCCGGGATACCGCTGCTGATACTGCTCATCAAGCGAAAGACAAAATCTCTGGCGCAGCGGAGCAAGGTAAAGAAAAGGCTGGATCGGTTTACGAGCAAGCTAAAGACTGGGTTGCGGGCACACGGGACTCGGCAGAAGAAACGGCCCAGCAGGCCAGAGACAAAGCGTCTGGAGCTGCTGAACAAGGTAAAGAAAAGGCTGGATCGGTGTTTGAGAAAGCCAAGGACTGGGTTACTGGCACACGGGACTCAGCAGAGGAAACGGCCCAACAGGTTAAAGACAAAGCATCAGGATTGTACGATCAGGCTGGACAGACTATCAAAGACAAGACGGGCCAAGTTCGTGACGACTCACGCGAATCTATGGAACAGGCGAAAGATTCGGCTCCCGGAGTTGGTCACAAAATCGAACATGCCATTCATGGATTGATGGAAAAACTGCATCTCGAACCACATCATCACGATCAACCATCTGTGGAG GTCAACGAGCGCCGACAGGAGAAAGCCGGATCCCTTCTTCCGGGTGCAGATGCTTC AATGGAGCAAGAACTTGGATCGAGTCAATCAATTGAGGATGTCAAGTCTAGTGATGAGAGACCTTCTACCTTTGCCAAGTTGAAGAAGCACGTCACTGGGCTCTTCAGCTCAAAT GAGGAGTTTGAGCCGAATGAAGATGCTTTGTCAGACACCACACTGTTGGAGGATCGAGTGGCCATATAA
- the LOC124196076 gene encoding tumor protein D54-like isoform X1 yields the protein MNTSASNSNKFQDEPQTPDVTDGMGEFPMSQSFMNLSLEEQEIKKEEWRKELAEVEYEIQTMRQVLTSKLRKSSELKRKLGITAWGEFSNDISQGLRNVKETSTFQTIEEKVEEVSKAISSAPLYQKTETALKTTAEKTTTFLGGITGGLSAKIGAVKNSDTFRSMEERVGSVYTNVKSKVVTSRSSSSHELDEALKEAEAQREAANSGGLTVTGSSSTATPTTTPTQLEKPVA from the exons ATGAACACCTCTG CGTCCAATTCCAATAAATTTCAAGATGAACCTCAAACTCCTGACGTCACTGACGGTATGGGTGAATTCCCGATGTCTCAATCGTTCATGAATTTATCACTGGAAgaacaagaaattaaaaaagaagaatggagGAAAGAGCTGGCTGAG GTGGAAtatgaaattcaaacaatGCGCCAAGTCCTAACTTCAAAACTAAGGAAATCTTCAGAACTCAAACGTAAACTAGGTATCACAGCCTGGGGTGAATTTTCGAATGACATTTCACAGGGTTTGAGAAATGTCAAGGAGACTTCCAC CTTCCAAACGATTGAGGAAAAGGTGGAGGAGGTATCCAAGGCGATTTCTAGCGCTCCCCT gtACCAGAAAACGGAGACTGCGCTGAAGACGACAGCTGAGAAGACGACGACTTTCCTCGGCGGAATCACTGGAGGATTGTCCGCCAAGATAGGAGCCGTTAAAAATTCGGACACTTTCCGCTCCATGGAGGAAAGAGTCGGCTCAGTCTACACTAACGTCAAG tCGAAGGTGGTGACGTCTCGTTCAAGTTCATCTCACGAATTGGACGAGGCTCTCAAGGAAGCCGAGGCTCAGCGAGAAGCCGCCAACTCGGGCGGTCTGACCGTCACTGGCTCGTCGTCGACTGCTACTCCGACCACTACACCGACCCAACTGGAGAAACCAGTGGCCTAG
- the LOC124196076 gene encoding tumor protein D52-like isoform X2, whose protein sequence is MNTSASNSNKFQDEPQTPDVTDGMGEFPMSQSFMNLSLEEQEIKKEEWRKELAEVEYEIQTMRQVLTSKLRKSSELKRKLGITAWGEFSNDISQGLRNVKETSTYQKTETALKTTAEKTTTFLGGITGGLSAKIGAVKNSDTFRSMEERVGSVYTNVKSKVVTSRSSSSHELDEALKEAEAQREAANSGGLTVTGSSSTATPTTTPTQLEKPVA, encoded by the exons ATGAACACCTCTG CGTCCAATTCCAATAAATTTCAAGATGAACCTCAAACTCCTGACGTCACTGACGGTATGGGTGAATTCCCGATGTCTCAATCGTTCATGAATTTATCACTGGAAgaacaagaaattaaaaaagaagaatggagGAAAGAGCTGGCTGAG GTGGAAtatgaaattcaaacaatGCGCCAAGTCCTAACTTCAAAACTAAGGAAATCTTCAGAACTCAAACGTAAACTAGGTATCACAGCCTGGGGTGAATTTTCGAATGACATTTCACAGGGTTTGAGAAATGTCAAGGAGACTTCCAC gtACCAGAAAACGGAGACTGCGCTGAAGACGACAGCTGAGAAGACGACGACTTTCCTCGGCGGAATCACTGGAGGATTGTCCGCCAAGATAGGAGCCGTTAAAAATTCGGACACTTTCCGCTCCATGGAGGAAAGAGTCGGCTCAGTCTACACTAACGTCAAG tCGAAGGTGGTGACGTCTCGTTCAAGTTCATCTCACGAATTGGACGAGGCTCTCAAGGAAGCCGAGGCTCAGCGAGAAGCCGCCAACTCGGGCGGTCTGACCGTCACTGGCTCGTCGTCGACTGCTACTCCGACCACTACACCGACCCAACTGGAGAAACCAGTGGCCTAG